The Anomaloglossus baeobatrachus isolate aAnoBae1 chromosome 7, aAnoBae1.hap1, whole genome shotgun sequence sequence ctatagcacaatcttcaattaaatacctgggagtgcatataggaagatcggtggaaacaatctataacttgaattatggaccgctaatcaggaaaattacagttcaattaaagggatggaaaggtctgccacttccattactggcaagatgccacctgataaaaatgatgagctttcctaggctgctgtatcccttccagacaatcccgctattgctaaaactaaaggatgtgaataagctcaactccgcgtatacagaatttctgtggaggggaaggaaacccagaataaagctgcgtacgctgatgaagtcagcagaggagggaggtctaaactttccagatgtccaagggtataatcttgtatgtatcatgaggcatgtaattgattgggtgagaggaacgagtaggcactcagatcatgcgatggaaactaaatatgcgtcaccgtgggatctgacgtccattctgcactccccactatccagggttgaagggcacataaggaactcaattatattccgagacaccatgctaacatggaagtcggtaaggaaaaaactggggctctcatggaaagtgtccaagtacttgaacccctgggcattcccaaattttcccctgggacgagaaaacaagctatttactagatggaaagagaggggagtcaggagaattatagatgttatgaatgtggaggacaggaggtggatgacaggtcgggaagtgttggataagtacaaccttaatagctcacatgtcatccagtatgaacaattgaaacatggaataataggagacctgggtgtggttggaagagagctgaacagaagttcgattgatgagttactggaatgtgatgtaacaagtataaatgtctctaaaatttatcgatcgctaaggggggtgcttatctcacgggaggatagtcggactttaaaagcgtgggggaaacaattgggaagggaagaagtggtggatgatatactgagaggatgggtacaagtgcggaaacatattaccaatgagagatggagagacactcaattcagaattctacatagggccattataggtttcaacataccaggtagggataggtggtgtcctaagtgtcaaaaagagaaaacggatatgctgcatgggctatgggaatgtgagacaatcgctaggttctggaaccaagtcagactatttgcccagtcaacatggggaattttcagcaaactagacttaatggtgtggattttccactcctttgagggaggagtaggaggaggaccgagcacgcaggaaaagaggaaatacgcaataacgcatgacatagccatgatagctaagcgttgcatcttaaaacactggattcaaagggagggcccatccataaaggaggttgtgggcgaactacacaaccttctgaagtgggaaaaactagaagcggagagggataaagatgggttgacagccaagttttttgtgagatggagacattttattgaaagccaattcacacagggagaaataattaacctgatggcaccttttgttcactcggagtggtatatcctgagcgatatccaggacagcctgggtaaactgagaatcacctaggagggggctctggcgggagggggagacgagacggttgggaataccaagacacgctagcaaaattgaaatcattcagggacgacacagagatttaacgaattgtattgcatatgttatattatatttcattacctatgttttggtttaatgttactgtatactatcttaaatcgaacagcaacatggaactccaaattggggtatcacccacctctatgtcacattttgtcagacgaatgttcttcttttgcaatgatacttgtcatgtttttacaaatttgaaaaatcaataaaaaacgttttggaaaaaaaaaaaaacatggaggcaacgtgatggcatgggcatgcatggctttcaatggcactgggtcacttgtgtttattgatgacataacagcagacaagagtagccggatgaattctgaagtgtaccgggatatactttcagcccagattcagtcaaatgccgcaaagatgatcggacggcgcttcatagtacagatggacaatgaccccaagcatacagccaaagctacccaggagttcatgagtgcaaaaaagtggaacattctgcaatggccaagtcaatcaccagatcttaacccaattgagcatgcatttcacttgctcaaatccagacttaagacggaaagacccacaaacaagcaagacctgaaggctgcggctgtaaaggcctggcaaagcattaagaaggaggaaacccagcgtttggtgatgtccatgggttccagacttaaggcagtgattgcctccaaaggattcgcaacaaaatattgaaaataaaaatattttctttgagtttggtttatttgtccaattacttttgacctcctaaaatgtggagtgtttgtaaagaaatgtgtacaattcctacaatttctatcagatatttttgttcaaaccttcaaattaaaccttacaatctgcacttgaattctgttgtagaggtttcatttcaaatccaatgtggtggcatgcagagcccaactcgcgaaaattgtgtcactgtccaaatatttctggacctaactgtataaacaggtcatgtgactgacagctgccgtatttcctatgtggtacatttgttcttgtagtttggctgcttattaatcagatttttatttttgaaggataataccagacttgtgtgtgttttagggggatTATGTGGCGAGATTGGTGTATGTgtagtgagatgtgtgctgagggtggtatatgtgttcaagtacgtggtagtgtgtggcgcattgtgtgtgtgtgttcatatccccaagtgtggtgagtatcccatgtcggggccccaccttagcaactgtacggtatataacgcgcggggttaaaatttcgcctcacaacatagcacctggcgctgcccgggatagtaactgtctctctgtttctctcccattctttgtctgtctccccctctgtatatatctctctatctctttgtctctttccctgtttgtctctgtctccgtctgtctcaatctctttccctgtctgtctctctttccctgtctgtctatctatctctgtctctttccctgtctgtctctttccctgtctgtctccttccctctctttccctgtctgtctctctttccctgtgtctgcctctttgtctgtgtatctctttccctgtctgtctcttttcctctctttccctgtctgtctctttccctctgtctctttccctgtgtctgcctctttgtctgtgtatctctttccctgtctgtctcttttcctctctttccctgtctgtctctttccctctgtctctttccctgtgtctgtctctttgtctctttacctgtctgtgtctgtctcttaacctgtctctctttctctctttccctgtctgtctctttgcctgtcagtctgtttctttgtctgtctctttgtgtctgtctcttaccctgtctgtctgtttcttaccctgtctgtgtctgcctctttccctgtctgtgtctgtctctttccctggctgcattgtgacacgccaacattccatataagggcgtggctgcgcattcttctgaagttctggctgcactgtggctcccagctccattcgctttaatggaggcaggttttttggtgaataactgtaaagagcgggggttaaaatttcccctcaaaacgtagcctatgacgctctctgggtccagaagtgtgagtgtgcaaaattttgtggctgtagctgcgacggtgcggatgccaatcctggacatacgcacgtacgcacacacacaaacacattcagctttatatattaatcaagatatttagatagaacataaaatatatttattggaatacaactttagaacacaaaaaactgtaataaattgtaaatatgtaatataataaagtttatttatatagcgccaacatattccgcagtactttacaatccggtggggggttgtatagacaaatacaaaacaaaatagtacataattcaacagctacagtaggaatgagggccgtgctcgaaagcttacaatctatggatatataattacatattgtgttatacatgcacacacaagatatatatgtaatctactgtatattacatattgtataacatatttacaatgtattacagttttttgtgttctaaagttgtattccaataaatatattttatgttctatctaaatatcttgattattgtatcataaaaatgattaaatgtctgacgttcacattgtactacaatacatttttcacttaactataagcaatatacagtgcctacaagtagtattcaaccccctgcagatttagcaggtttgataagatgcaaataagttagagcctgcaaacttcaaacaagagcaggatttattaacagatgcataaatcttacaaaccaacaagttatgttgctcagttaaattttaataaattttcaacataaaagtgtgggtcaattattattcaacccctaggtttaatattttgtggaataacccttgtttgcaataacagctaataatcgtctttaataagacctgatcaggccggcacaggtctctggagttatcttggcccactcctccatgcagatcttctccaagttatctaggttctttgggtgtctcatgtggactttaatcttgagctccttccacaagttttctattgggttaaggtcaggagactgactaggccactgcaacatcttgattttttccctcttcaaccaggccttggttttcttggctgtgtgctttgggtcgttgtcttgttggaagatgaaatgatgacccatcttaagatccttgatggaggagcgcaggttcttggccaaaatctccaggtaggccgtgctatccatcttcccatggatgcggaccagatggccaggccccttggctgagaaacagccccacagcatgatgctgccaccaccatgcttgactgtagggatggtattcttggggtcgtatgcagtgccatccagtctccaaacgtcacgtgtgtggttggcaccaaagatctcgatcttggtctcatcagaccagagaaccttgaaccagtctgtctcagagtcctccaagtgatcatgagcaaactgtagacgagccttgacatgacgctttgaaagtaaaggtaccttacgggctcgtctggaacggagaccattgcggtggagtacgttacttatggtattgactgagaccaatgtccccactgccatgagatcttcctggagctccttccttgttgtccttgggttagccttgactcttcggacaagcctggcctcggcacgggtggaaactttctaaggctgtccaggccgtggaaggctaacagtagttccataagccttccacttccggatgatgctcccaacagtggagacaggtaggcccaactccttggaaagggttttgtaccccttgccagccttgtgaccctccacgatcttgtctctgatggccttggaatgctcctttgtctttcccatgttgaccaagtatgagtgctgttcacaagtttggggagggtcttaattagacagaaaaggctggaaaaagagataattaatccaaacatatgaagctcattgttctttgtgcctgaaatacttcttaatactttaggggaaccaaacagaattcttgtggtttgaggggttgaataataaatgaccctctgaataaacttttcacaatttaaaaaaaaaaaataaaaaaagaaataacattcttttttgctgcagtgcatttcacacttccaggctgatctacagtccaaatgtcacaatgccaagtttattccgaatgtgtaaaccagctaaatctgcagggggttgaatactacttgtaggcactgtatgtgggagtcggagtggtggagtcggtgcaagggaaattgaggagtcggagtcgaaggtttggcttaccgactccacagcactGCGGGTGACAAGTTGGATACAGCGTTATAGCAGGTGACAGGTGGGCTGCAGTAATGTAGCGGGTGACAAGTTGGATACAGCGATGTAGCAGGTGACAGGTGGGCTGCAGTAATGTAACGGGTGACAAGTTGGATACAGCGATGTAGCAGGTGACAGGTGGGCTGCAGTAATGTAGCGGGTGACAAGTTGGATACAGCGATGTAGCAGGTGACAGGTGGGCTGCAGTGATGTAGCGGGTGACAAGTTGGATACAGCGATGTAGCAGGTGACAGGTGGGCTGCAGTAATGTAGCGGGTGACAAGTTGGATACAGCGATGTAGCAGGTGACAGGTGGGCTGCAGTAATGTAACTGGTGACAAGTTGGGTACAGCGATGTAGCAGGTGACAGGTGGGCTGCAGTAATGTAGCGGGTGACAAGTTGGATACAGCGATGTAGCAGGTGACAGGTGGGCTGCAGTGATGTAGCGGGTGACAAGTTGACTACAGTGATGTACAGGTGacaggggctgtagtgatgtagcggGTGACAAGTTGACTACAGCGATGTAGCAGGTGACAggtgggctgtagtgatgtagctgGTGACAAGTTGAATACAGCGATGTAGCAGGTGACAGGTGGGCTGCAGTGATGTAGCTGGTAACAAGTTGTATACAGCGATGTAGCAGGTGACAGGTGGGCTGCAGTGATGTAGCTGGTGACAAGTTGGATACAGCAATGTAGCAGGTGACAGGTGGGCTGCAGTGATGTAGCAGGTGACAGGTGGGCTGCAGTGATGTAGCTGGTGACAAGTTGGATACAGCAATGTAGCAGGTGACAGCTGGCCGGAGTGATGTTGTGGGTTTCAGACTTGGGAcagtgggtgtagtgatgtaccaGGCTGGGTGCAGTAATCTAGGTGGCTGTAGACTGGGGGCTTCGCTGCAGCAGGTGACAcgcttgtgtagtgggccgctggtGTGGAGAGACCATCAACTAAAGGGGTTTTAGTCAAAGGATATTCAGGAGCTTAATGCCTGACACCTACCAAAGAGAAAGTAAATAATTAGTTTCCTTGATTCATTTTTGAAGTACCATCTAGTTTAGAACAAAGAAGCTGATTACCTGCTCTGGGATCGGCCTCTTATATTTTGGATTATTGTGACTCTGCTTTGTAATGTGGTTGCTCTAAAAACAACAAAATGTTTCACATGAGCTGCCATATTGCCTGATGCGTCCCAGAATCTAACACATGTTCCGTCTTCATTGGTTACAGAATGGAGTCTGGTGACTTTAAGGACGAGCTGAACTGCTCCATCTGCCTGAGCCTCTGCACAGATCCCGtatccctgagatgtggacacttCTTCTGCCACTATTGTATTATCAGTGCGCTGGATGCACAGGAGGCGGCTGGAGTGTATTCCTGTCCTGACTGCAGAGCACAATATCCGGAGCGTCCGGCCATGGAGAAGAAAACAAAGATGGAGAATATAGTGGAAAAATTATCTACTCAGCCTGAGATGGAGGAGACCAGAATCTTCTGTACTTACTGTACAAAGTCCCCTGTCCTGGCTGTGAAATCATGTCTACACTGTGAGAACTCCCTGTGTGACGACCACCTGACAGCCCACAACAAGACAATGGATCATATATTAACAGAACCCACTGGCAGCTTGGGTAACAAAAGATGTTCCCTCCACAAGAAGGTTCTGGAGTATTACTGCCCGGTGGACGCagcttgtctgtgtgtgtcttgctGTCTGGTTGGCGAACACCAAGGTCACCAGGTGGAGCTTCTAGATGTGGCTgctgagaagaagaaggagaacctGAGGAAATATCTGGATGAACTAAAAGAAGGAAAAGCAGAAATTCAGAAACGAGTCCAGGATCTTCAGAATCAtaaggcaaaaatcctggaaaaagCCTCCGATAAGAGGATGAACATTAGTGACATAGTTATGTATATGAAGAAGAAACTGGAAATGGCAGAAAAGAAAGCGCTGAGTGAGGTCTCCAGGCAGGAGAAGAAGATTATGTCCCAGATATCTCATCAGATCCAGAATCTGAAAATACAGGAGAACAAGCTGTCGAAAAAGTTTCATCACATGGAGGAGATGTGTCATGTCACCGACCCAATAAGACTCTTACAAGAAAGTCACATTACAGAGTGTAGTCATGGAGGTGAGGAGGGCACAGGGGGAGATGGTGGAGAGGTCAGTTCTGAAGATAATATGGATGTGGCAAATGTTCTTGTATCTAACACCAAAGTGCAGGATAACGATACTGGCCCAATAACTGTGCTACAAAAATCAGACCAAAGAGTGGATTATAATACAAGTATGGCATCTGAAGACACATCTCTAGTCAGTGACCTACATGAGATGACTGATGATATGGATATGATTACTAATGATCTGGATGAGGTTCTGATCTCACTGACCTTATACCGATCTATGAGGGATATTGTCACCAATGGAACATCAAAGCTCGGGGTCTATTTCGGGGTCTATTTCCCAGACATATTGCTGGATGTGGACACTGTTAATAAAGCTGTTATGATTTCAGAATGTTTGAAGATGGCAGAACATTCCAGAATTCTACAAGAAAGACCAAAATCATCAAAAAGATTTGTGACGTTCCCCCAGGTGTTAAGCAGATGTGGCCTCTCCTTGGGACGACATTACTGGGAGGTAGAATGGAACCAGATAGGTAGATGTGACATCGGCATGTGCTACCCCAGTATAAAAAGGGAAGGAGATAAGTCTGTGATTGGAGTAGATAAAAAATCTTGGATTTTGATCCTGGAAGGTAAAGAGTACTCAGTGATGCATAACTGGTCCATGAATTGTTTTCGTTTACAGCTAACATGTCCTACACTTGGAGTCTTCTTAGACTATGAGGCCGGGCGTCTGTCCttctatgagctgtgtgaccctatcagacacttacacaccttcaccgCCTCCTTCACTGAACCCCTACATGTTGTCTTCAATGTGGATGAAGGAGCCTCTGTTACAATAGTAAACTGAAGTCGATTAAGTCACAATACTGTCAGGATATTTACAGCAGCTTTATTAGGTAACGTTTATAAGGAGTAATTTAACCTTGATTGTTACATTGTTGAGGCCCATTAGGCAGAGGAACACGGGCCTGTTCAGCTTTCAGCCTTCAGTTTTCTTGAGGCCAAGTTGAATTTATTTTGTATTATATTTTTATCTTCTGATGAAACATTCCAGAACCAAGGTTGTGTGGCAGAGGTGTCATACTGATTTCCCTATGTGACCCAACAGTTGCCCGCAAAGTTCTAATATCGGCAAACACTAAGATTGtggaggatgatgggagttgttatGATTCTGTTCTTGGTATTCCAATCTGTTAAATGTTAaaataataaaagttaaaaaaaaatcttaCTGTAGTTCTTGTGTTATTTTATGTTCTGTTGTAGCATCCAAGATTATTTTTGTTTTGGTGTTAGGCGTTTGCAAATGAAGATCTCAGTAGAGGACGTCACTAGGTAAATGTGATTCTTATTGCATCTGTGTAGTAATAATTTGCAGGTATCACTAGTCTTACAGGACtaaaactactgtgttttcccgacAATAAGACACTGTTACATTATTTTTTGCTTCGGAAaatatgctagggcttatttttggggaaacgggTTGTAAGTAAAAAGGCCAAAAAAGGCAGACgcctcccaggagaatcatacttactgtGTTTCCCCGCAAATAAgacacttatatatttttttttgccctgaaaaaagcactagggcttatttttggggtagggtttattctcgtggaaaaaaaaaaatgcagatccccttcCCAGGATTGTCATACCAGACCCTGGACATCTACGTGGCTCCCAGGCCCTCCTGCGATCCTTGTTGGAcactcccagcaggtgtgctgcacatGGTCTTCCCTTCcttctggctgacactcacacatcagatcacacacactcatacacacatacactcactctCATGAGATTGCACATACAATCGCGCACATACACttaccacatccggtgataccacttgtttccagccagcaggggactctctgctctcttgtctctatgatgagCTCCACCCACAGGTCCTGGTGCTCCACTGCACAGTGTCCTTGGTGCTTACGCCGGGCAGAAAAAATCGATATctgtgtgtgcgatttgatgtatgtgtgcgcgtgcgatctgatgtgtgtgggtgtgcgttccgccACAGgttcttgatgcgttccactgctcccggtCAGCGTTTGGTGAGTATCATTGCGGGgtcttctcttttcttctttctttttttttttggggggggagggtctGCTATCTATGATGAAGTactctgcagtattctttaactttttttgctgcatggacacttcattattgaaccgcgactagagcttattttcagggtagggcttatatttaagcttgttgagtgacaggagcaaaggatcagataatatattcatagatatcccctccccctgttagaattagcataagtattatacaatcaattcattttgtctcttgcaggacctgtgtgaggtcatatccatgtgacctgaTATCCAGCTTTGTTagctgaggccccgtcccttctggtcacatgggtatgacctcaccacaggtcctgcaagagacaaagtgaatcgattgtataatacttatgctatttctaacagggggaggggataattatgaataccacccccagatattatcttatcctcagctgctgtcactcaagtagctgccgattttataacctttactttcttggattttgaAACCTAAATATCTGAGATGAccactaaatgtatgtatagaatcagcctgatactgccagtatagcactgctttaggttatatatgaaaaatgTCTAATCTGCAGTCACGCTATGTCACTGCACaagtgtgaatcctcacattgtgaaCACTGCTCACTCAGAGGATTCTCCACTGTTAGCGTAAGTATGCGATACGTGTACTCACGGCCATCATTTTATGGTTACAGTGAGACAAAATATGTTGATATTTTTATATTGGGAAAACATGATTTAAACTTTTAAATTTGTACACTTTTTATGTTAAAGAagtaatttttattactttcataatgAGAAAGTGAATGATAACATCAGTTGGTTGCTTAaggaggaagggagaaggtgaAAAGAAGGAAAGGAATTGAGGGAAAagtatctttattaaaaaaaataaatgctggAAGAGTTGAAGGATGGTGGTGGAGGGGAAAAATCGGGCAAAGGGgaaaacaaaaacacaaaggggGGGGGTCTATGAATACAACGGTCATCAAGAAATTatgcaatatatactgtatataggtgtcacgcttcccggggccTGACGCCGTTCCttactcaccactccggtcctcctgcccgcggctacacagctccctcttctccctctgcgTCCCCCATGCGTCCGGTTCACTGCTCCCGGCgttcctctgcgacccaggacacactgtcAGGCGCTcctgcatcctcggcaccgcttcctgctctggcctccgacattcgggcttcgcgcatgcgcattagggcgcgcgtgcggtcattgacctctTAAAGGACCAGCGTCCCCGAAGCAGGATATTGCCTACTTCAGCTATAAGGTATATTAGGAGGTTCCttacatgtgggcggtgcctgttcatcgCGTTTCactaagctagaagtccaggtctccTTGTGCCTTGCGGATATTAATCATGTCTTTTCCGTACAGCCTGTCCTGTCTCCGGTTCCTGATTCCGGGATTGCCTAGAGGTTCTCCAAGGACTGTCGGCGGGGATTACCATCACCGTTtcatctgcctgtgcctgtctcgGAACCCCAACTTCGCCCGGCAACCTGTACCAGCACGCCCAGCTAAACCCGGATCCCACCCGAGGTCCATGCCCGGCACCTATACCGGTCCCTAGTAATTGCCGTCAGGAACTCTGTGGCTCCAGAGACTTCGTTCTCACCGTCTCCTGAAGGACGCTATCCTTgctccgctagtactccggctaccgtgcacctacgccctctggtggggtgactggacagtccctgtaaaggggttcgctccgggttgcctcactgggggagtccggtgcacggctcagaggatccaccaccaccaggacctaacaataGGTAGTAAAATTAGTTTCAATTGAATTTGGAAATGAGTGCGCTTAGGTTAGGTTACCTGCTTCTTGAGGGAAAAGCCTGCCAGGTAAAAGCCTGATTTGGAGAAGTTAGGACAAACAAGTTGCAAATttctaaccccttcacaacctttgacgtactggtcgtgtccctgcctttgtgTCATGCACGGAGTAGGAGATGTCCGTATACAACGCGTGACACGCAATCAGACCAAACAGGCGTCTGACAcactacaaaaacaccacaaaaaggggggaca is a genomic window containing:
- the LOC142246489 gene encoding E3 ubiquitin/ISG15 ligase TRIM25-like — encoded protein: MESGDFKDELNCSICLSLCTDPVSLRCGHFFCHYCIISALDAQEAAGVYSCPDCRAQYPERPAMEKKTKMENIVEKLSTQPEMEETRIFCTYCTKSPVLAVKSCLHCENSLCDDHLTAHNKTMDHILTEPTGSLGNKRCSLHKKVLEYYCPVDAACLCVSCCLVGEHQGHQVELLDVAAEKKKENLRKYLDELKEGKAEIQKRVQDLQNHKAKILEKASDKRMNISDIVMYMKKKLEMAEKKALSEVSRQEKKIMSQISHQIQNLKIQENKLSKKFHHMEEMCHVTDPIRLLQESHITECSHGGEEGTGGDGGEVSSEDNMDVANVLVSNTKVQDNDTGPITVLQKSDQRVDYNTSMASEDTSLVSDLHEMTDDMDMITNDLDEVLISLTLYRSMRDIVTNGTSKLGVYFGVYFPDILLDVDTVNKAVMISECLKMAEHSRILQERPKSSKRFVTFPQVLSRCGLSLGRHYWEVEWNQIGRCDIGMCYPSIKREGDKSVIGVDKKSWILILEGKEYSVMHNWSMNCFRLQLTCPTLGVFLDYEAGRLSFYELCDPIRHLHTFTASFTEPLHVVFNVDEGASVTIVN